From the genome of Neodiprion pinetum isolate iyNeoPine1 chromosome 3, iyNeoPine1.2, whole genome shotgun sequence, one region includes:
- the LOC124214371 gene encoding tigger transposable element-derived protein 6-like, translated as MANPAGGRKRKAISLQKKLEILEEVHDNPQEPKISVAKRLGLPYSTLMTIIANSADIRSSTSKAGPLGEKRTRTQEGRFSDLDKALLTWFQQKRAANIPVSGPMLQEQALIFAKKLNVTADFKASAGWVFKFKKRCGITGRSVCGEANSVDEATVEQWKNIDLPRIIKNYDLRDIYNTDETGLFFNLLPSKTLAEKGDPCHGGKQSKQRLTVLLTANADGSDKLRPLVIGKSQKPRCFKGVKSFPTEYAANKKAWMTGALFESQLDKLNNRMRREKRKVLLLLDNCAAHPPALRFSNIELAFFPANCTSHLQPLDLGIIAALKAKYRKMLVQRAVAALDAGETMPNLHVLQAMQLTGIAWNQVQSDTIAKCFQNAGVVKANDLDASSNEENELEGFEEPGDWAQVCARLQFEDFVHYDEDLSTCAVQDDDDIVTEILAQDSDGDSDEIDETVKEVPVKFCEALSALEITKRYIMSKVIDGKGMQLVSDYKRFMYECSLAEKKQATIDSFFKPK; from the exons ATGGCAAATCCAGCAGGggggaggaaaagaaaagcaaTATCGCTGCAGAAGAAGCTGGAAATTTTAGAGGAAGTACATGATAACCCACAAGAACCGAAGATCAGTGTTGCAAAGCGGCTCGGTCTTCCATATTCAACACTGATGACAATTATCGCCAATTCGGCAGACATTAGGTCAAGTACGTCTAAGGCAGGACCTTTAGGCGAGAAAAGAACACGAACTCAAGAGGGCCGATTTTCAGACTTGGACAAAGCATTGCTCACATGGTTCCAACAAAAACGGGCCGCGAACATACCCGTTAGTGGTCCAATGCTGCAAGAGCAAGctttaatttttgcaaaaaaattaaatgtaacTGCTGACTTCAAAGCATCGGCTGGCTGGgtgttcaaatttaaaaaacgttGCGGCATAACCGGCAGAAGTGTTTGCGGGGAAGCTAACAGTGTCGACGAGGCTACTGTAGAGCAGTGGAAGAACATCGATTTGCCTCGAATCATAAAGAACTACGATCTCCGAGATATTTACAACACCGATGAGACAGGTCTGTTTTTCAATCTCCTACCATCTAAAACATTGGCTGAAAAAGGAGACCCCTGTCACGGAGGGAAACAGAGTAAACAGAGACTGACGGTGCTTCTAACAGCGAATGCAGATGGCTCCGATAAACTTCGTCCCTTGGTCATCGGGAAATCACAGAAGCCGCGTTGTTTTAAAGGCGTAAAAAGCTTTCCTACAGAGTACGCAGCAAACAAAAAAGCATGGATGACTGGAGCATTATTTGAGTCGCAGTTAGATAAGCTGAATAACAGAATGCGTCGTGAGAAGAGGAAAGTCTTGTTGTTGCTTGACAACTGTGCCGCTCACCCCCCGGCACTCCGTTTTAGCAACATTGAACTGGCTTTTTTTCCGGCCAACTGTACAAGCCATCTGCAGCCCCTGGATTTAGGAATCATCGCTGCTTTGAAGGCCAAATACCGCAAGATGCTGGTACAGCGGGCAGTCGCGGCACTCGACGCGGGAGAAACGATGCCGAACTTGCATGTTCTGCAG GCAATGCAACTGACCGGTATTGCATGGAACCAAGTACAGTCTGACACCATTGCCAAGTGCTTTCAAAATGCAGGAGTCGTAAAGGCGAATGATCTCGATGCCTCTTCTAACGAAGAGAATGAGCTTGAGGGTTTCGAAGAGCCCGGAGATTGGGCACAAGTGTGTGCTAGGCTTCAGTTCGAGGATTTCGTTCATTACGATGAAGACTTGAGTACATGCGCGGTACAGGATGACGATGACATTGTAACTGAAATTCTTGCACAAGACTCAGACGGGGATTCAGACGAAATAGACGAAACTGTCAAAGAAGTCCCGGTGAAATTTTGTGAAGCTTTGTCGGCACTGGAAATTACAAAGCGATATATAATGTCCAAGGTTATCGATGGTAAAGGCATGCAACTCGTCAGTGACTACAAACGTTTCATGTACGAGTGCTCGTTGGCAGAAAAGAAACAAGCCACCATTGACAGCTTCTTCAAACCTAAATAA